One Pradoshia eiseniae genomic window, TTGAAACTCCTGGCGGCTGGCAATTGATCGGAAGGACGCCGAAGGAACTCTTCCTCCCGGATGAAAATCCCCCAGCTCTCCTGCAAGCCGGTGACCGAATATCGTTTAAACCGATTAGCTATGAGGAGTATCTATCGTTAGGAGGGGAGGAAGCATGATTATCGAAAAGCCTGGTTTGCTATCAACCATTCAGGATTTAGGAAGGAAAGGCTATAAACGATATGGCATCATTTCAAGCGGTTCAATGGACCAGATAGCCCATCGGATCGCCAATATGCTTGTGCTTAATGATGAGGATGATGAAGCAATCGAAATTACGATGACAGGTCCTGTGATCCAGTTCCAGAACGATGCGGTGATCGCCATTACGGGCGGACAATTATCCCCTGCAATCAATGAGGAAAAGATTGAGATGTATCGTCCAGTTTTGGTGAGAGCAGGAGATGTCCTTTCCTTTGGAAGAGCAAAGGAAGGCATTCGCTCTTACTTGGCTGTCCATGGCGGATTTTCCGTCGATCGGGTGATGCAAAGTGCCTCCACTTACCTTAGGGCCGGGATAGGCGGATATAAAGGGCGGGCATTGAAGAAAGGTGATGTGCTGCCATTAAAGAGAACCATTTCCATTGATGAGTGGGATAAACCAATTAAGTGGTCAGCTAATCGATTCAATCATTCACAAGACATGATGCCGAAAACAATCAGAGTGATTAAAGGGCTTCAATATGATGCATTCACGGAGGATAGTCAACGTTCCTTTGAAGAGAAGGAATACACCGTGATGCCAGACTCGGACAGGATGGGCTATCGGTTGGATGGTGAAAATTTAAGCTTAAAAGAACAAAGGGAGTTCATCTCAGAGGCTGTCTCGTTTGGGACAATCCAAGTACCTGCTGATGGGCAGCCGATCATCCTTTTGGCAGACAGCCAAACGCTCGGCGGGTATGCAAAGCTTGCCCAGATCGCGACGGTGAATCGATCCATTCTTGCCCAATCGAAACCAGGAGACCGCTTGAAATTCAATGTAATCGGATTGAACGAGGCACAGCGGCTGCTGATCGAACAAGAGCAGGAGCTGCAAATCCTGAAAAGAGCGATCGCGTTAGAGATGGAATGATGGGAAGGGGGAGAAATCATGTATGTTATCGATATCAATTGTGATATGGGGGAAAGCTTCGGGAATTATCAGCTCGGTGCCGATACAGAGGTTTTGAAGTATGTCACTTCTGCGAATATTGCCTGCGGATTCCATGCGGGTGACCCGGCTACCA contains:
- a CDS encoding 5-oxoprolinase subunit C family protein, with product MIIEKPGLLSTIQDLGRKGYKRYGIISSGSMDQIAHRIANMLVLNDEDDEAIEITMTGPVIQFQNDAVIAITGGQLSPAINEEKIEMYRPVLVRAGDVLSFGRAKEGIRSYLAVHGGFSVDRVMQSASTYLRAGIGGYKGRALKKGDVLPLKRTISIDEWDKPIKWSANRFNHSQDMMPKTIRVIKGLQYDAFTEDSQRSFEEKEYTVMPDSDRMGYRLDGENLSLKEQREFISEAVSFGTIQVPADGQPIILLADSQTLGGYAKLAQIATVNRSILAQSKPGDRLKFNVIGLNEAQRLLIEQEQELQILKRAIALEME